The Bacteroidota bacterium genome contains the following window.
GAAAAAGGGATGGTTGAGAATTCCAAAGAAGTTGGTAATTTCAGGATCCTGATAGGAGTATTTTATTTCTTTTAAAAACCATAAACCATATCTAATAAAAACAGTATTAAATCAATATCCAATTCAAAACATTAAAACTTATGACAAACAAGATTTCCAGTTTTGCGGAGTATTTTCAGAAATATCAGGAAAGTGTTAACGATCCTGAAGGTTTCTGGGGAAAAATTGCGGAAGATTACCAATGGCGAAAGAAATGGGACAAGGTTCTTGATTGGACTTTCACGGGCCCAACTGCACCAGATGTTAAATGGTTCGTTAACGGTAAGTTGAATATAACAGAAAATATTTTTGAGCGTCACTTACCGGCCAGGAAGGATCAGGTAGCGCTTCTCTGGGAACCCAACGACCCAAAGGAAGAAGTTGTAAAGCTCACGTATGGAGAGCTTTTCGACAAGGTAAAGCAATTTGCCAATGCGTTACTTAAGATGGGGATCAAGAAAGGTGACAGGGTAGCTATCTATCTGCCCATGATTCCTGAGCTTCCCATAGCCATGCTGGCTTGTGCACGTATCGGAGCCATACACTCCATTGTATTTGCCGGCTTTTCAGCCAATTCGCTGGCCGACAGGATCATTGATGCAGAGAGTAATCTCGTGATCACTTCTGACGGAGCACACCGCGGAGCCAAGAGCATAGGACTGAAAAGCATTGTTGATGAAGCATTGAAGACCTGCCCGACTGTTAAGAACGTGATTGTATACAAAAGGACGGGAGATCCCGTAATCATGCAGGAAGGCCGAGATATTTGGTGGGATGATGCTATTGCCGGGGTTGGCACCGACAATACAGCGGAAGAAATGGATACGGAAGAACCATTGTTTGTCCTTTACACATCAGGATCTACAGGAAAACCCAAAGGCGTACTCCACACAATCGGCGGATACATGGTATTTGCCGAGTATACTTTCAAAAACGTATTTCAGTACAACGAAGGAGACATTTACTGGTGTACTGCCGATATCGGTTGGGTGACAGGACACAGTTATATTGTATACGGACCATTGCTGGCAGGTGCAACATCAGTTATGTTTGAAGGTGTGCCTACTTACCCTGATGCAGGAAGGTTTTGGGAAGTTGTCAACAAGCACAAAGTAAATGAGTTTTACACAGCTCCCACAGCAATCCGTGCTTTGATTGCACAGGGCAATGAATTCGTTACCCGTCACGATCTTAGTTCATTAAAGGTATTGGGTACTGTTGGGGAGCCCATCAATGAAGAAGCCTGGAGATGGTATCACGACATTGTAGGCAAAGGAAAGTGTCCTATCGTTGATACATGGTGGCAGACCGAAACCGGGGGCATCCTGATTTCGCCTTTAGCCGGAATCACACCAACCAAACCATCTTTTGCAACTCTGCCATTACCCGGAGTACAGCCGATTCTGGTAGACAATGAAGGTAACATACTGAATGGTAATAATGTAGAAGGCAACCTTTGTATCAAATTCCCATGGCCGGGAATGATCCGCACAACCTATGGAGATCATGAACGTTGCCGGATGACCTATTTCAGCACTTACAAAGGATTATATTTCACGGGTGACGGAGCCAAGAGGGACGAAGAAGGATACTATCGTATACTAGGGCGAGTTGACGATGTTATCAATGTATCCGGTCACCGCCTGGGAACAGCCGAAATTGAAGACGCAATCAACCAGCACCCGAAGATCGTTGAATCGGCCGTTGTAGGCTATCCGCATGAGATCAAGGGACAGGGTATCTATGCTTATATTACCTGTGATGAATTATCAGACGATGAGTTGAACAGCATTGAAAACGAAGTGAGGGATGTTGTTAACAAGTTCATCGGACCAATAGCCAA
Protein-coding sequences here:
- the acs gene encoding acetate--CoA ligase, which codes for MTNKISSFAEYFQKYQESVNDPEGFWGKIAEDYQWRKKWDKVLDWTFTGPTAPDVKWFVNGKLNITENIFERHLPARKDQVALLWEPNDPKEEVVKLTYGELFDKVKQFANALLKMGIKKGDRVAIYLPMIPELPIAMLACARIGAIHSIVFAGFSANSLADRIIDAESNLVITSDGAHRGAKSIGLKSIVDEALKTCPTVKNVIVYKRTGDPVIMQEGRDIWWDDAIAGVGTDNTAEEMDTEEPLFVLYTSGSTGKPKGVLHTIGGYMVFAEYTFKNVFQYNEGDIYWCTADIGWVTGHSYIVYGPLLAGATSVMFEGVPTYPDAGRFWEVVNKHKVNEFYTAPTAIRALIAQGNEFVTRHDLSSLKVLGTVGEPINEEAWRWYHDIVGKGKCPIVDTWWQTETGGILISPLAGITPTKPSFATLPLPGVQPILVDNEGNILNGNNVEGNLCIKFPWPGMIRTTYGDHERCRMTYFSTYKGLYFTGDGAKRDEEGYYRILGRVDDVINVSGHRLGTAEIEDAINQHPKIVESAVVGYPHEIKGQGIYAYITCDELSDDELNSIENEVRDVVNKFIGPIAKPDKIQIVSGLPKTRSGKIMRRILRKIGEGDATNLGDTSTLLDPGVVEEIISGAKVQVKR